ATTTCCTGAAGAGATTTAGTCTTAGTCATATAGCAACACTGCCTGACTTAAATAGGGCGTTAATTTTGTATCTATTAGCCACTGGGTAATCATTGTGTTTAACACTACCCTCTTATTAGAATTAATATCTTCTAAACCCAATCCTTGTATATCCCTCAACAGGATATCTTTCTTTGAAATTTCAAAAAAACCTGTCACAATGCAAGGCTTTTTCGTCACATACAAAGTTCCCAGTTTTTCCCGATAACTCACGCCAATCAATACTGGCTGACTCCTCTCTTTTGTAAAAGTCCAAGACGGGTTTTCTGGCTCCCCTTGAGTTGTAACTTGATAAGCAGTGACTCCAAATTTATTCATCATATCTGCTTTTTGCTCCCCGGTGCCGGTTGCTTTCGCTTTAGCTTTAATCTCACTTAGGGCAGCATCACAGTCTGTGGAATTTTGAGATTTATTAACTTCCCGATTTTGTCTATCCGTGTGAATCAAAAGTTGACGCGAGCCTGTTAACTTACGCGAGTCATAGGGCATAACGCCATTTGTCAGCTTCAGTTTTAGTTTTGCACTTTTTAAGCCAAACTTGACTTGACCGCCCAAGAACGACTCCCAATCTTCCTTGAAACTCACGGTCAAGTAGAGGTCAATGTGTCTAGGTGATTTTGGCTCCCCGTTCAATTCCATGTACAGGCAACCAGATTTGTTTTCTAGCTGAACCACCCGAAGCGGCTGGGGGAGAGGCTTTTGCATTAGAGCATCTCAAGAAGTGCAAATACATCGGGTAGAGAATCCGCCAAGTTGCCACTTCAGTTGTAAATTAGTCTATTCCTTTAGCAGCAAGATGCACCAGTTGCTTTGCCTACCTGGTGTGACTCATTCGGCAATTACTTAAATATTAATAAAGCTAACATAAAGGTGCCATCCATCAACGGTATTGACTACTAATTGAAACATACAATTGTCCTCAGTCATCGTCAATAATTGCCCCACGCTGCTTCAGCTCAAGCTTCATCGCCTCGGAAAGTCCTAAAGCCCCTATTAGGCGAGCATTTTCTATATTGGCACCGCTTAAATTGGTACGCTTGAGGTCAGCATTTTGCAAATTCGCCCTGCTTAAGTTGGCACCACTCAAGTCAGCATCACTGAGAGTAGCACCACTCAAATCTGCTGCCGCTAACTGGGCATTAGGTAAGTAAGCGCTGTATAAGTTTGCACTCTCCAGGTTGGCACCACTGAGGTTAGCGCGGGGCATTTTGGTACGCAAATCGGCTCGACTCAGGTTAGCACCACGCAAGTCAGCATCGCGGAGGTTGGCATTACAGAGGCAGGCACCAGCCAGGTTAGCACTTTCCAGGTTGGCACGGCTCAAGTCCGCAAATGTTAGGTCTGCGTCGCTCAGATTGGTATGATTGAGATCAGCATTGCTCAGGTCGGCGCTGCGGAGGTTAATACCACTCAGGTCAGCTTTGGCAAAATCCTCAGATGGATTGATGCCAAGCATTTTGGCGTGAGTTAGGAAGTCTAGAACCTCAGCTTGCCATAGTTTCCTGACAAGAGAGGAGTGCTGTTGCTGGTAGTCGTTCGCCGCTTGCGAGTCAAGAAGAGCATCTGAGACTAAACGTAGATTTTTGAGCGCCAGTCCCTCTGTTCGACTATCTGGCAATTGGAGCGCGATCGCTCGACACTCTTGAAAGCATTCCTTCGCCTGGCTATACTCATCTAAGGAATAGTAAACTGCTCCCAGATTCAAGAGCGTTTGCATCTCACTTTGACGATCTTGAATTTCGCGGACAATGGTTAAACGCTGTTGCTGGTAAGCGATCGCTTTTAGCTCCTCTCCCATCAGGTAGTAAGCATTTCCCAAGTTACCAAGGGCATTCCCCTCACCGCGTCGGTCTTGGATACTTTGAGCTAGATTCAAGTGCTGCTGATAGAATGCGATCGCTTGCGGTAAATCTCCCAAAGCCTTGTATGCAGCTCCCAGATTTCCTAAAGCGGCTCCCTCCCCAATGCTATTTTGGCTGGCTTGATACATAGAAAGCGCCTCTTGCCAAGACTGCATTGCAACCTCTAGAGACGCGATTAGTCGCGTCTCTATATACGCCTGATATTGCTCAATTCCTTGCTTTAGCAGTTGGTCGGCTTCAGGAGTCATAGTCGAACTCTGCACCAGATAAGGTAACTGGATTAAGAGCTATTAACTCTTAACTCCTAAGTTTTTATAAATAGCCTTTTTTATTTTTTAGCAGATTGCCCCGCGTCGCCTCAAGTCCCGTTTTATGCTCTCTGCCAATCCTTCATTTTCGCCAAATCGAGCCTTCTGGACTTTCGCACTGCTTAGGTCAGTATCGCTGAGGTTAGCACCACGTAGGTCAGCGCTGCTCAGGTCAACACCCTGCATATTGACACCAATCAAGATGGCATTACTTAGGTTGGCACGGCGCAGAGAAGCATGACTCAGGTTAGCATCGCTTAGGTTGACACAGCACAATTTCGCATCCATCAAGTTGGCGCGGCGCAGGTCAACTCCAATTAGTTTGGCATCATTGAGAGTAGCACAAAGCAAGTTGCAAGTGTTGAGGCTAGCACCAACCAGGTTGGCACCGCTCAAGTTGATATTGATCGTGTCAGCACAAATCAAGTTGGCACTGATCAAGTTGGCATTGCTGAGGTCAGCATTGTTCAGGTTGGCTCTGCTCAGGTTAGCACCACTCAGGTCAGCACAACTGAGGTTAGCAGCCAGTAACATAGTACCGCTCAAAATGGCACCGCTTAAATCGGCACCACTCAGGTCAACACCACTCAGGTTCCCACCAGCAAAATCTTTCAGAGGATTTAATCCAGCCATTTGCGCTAGTTCAGAGAAATTATCTGTCTCTGCTTCTACGACGCGCAGGATCAGGTTTCTGATTCTCTGGAGAGATTTTTCATTAGGCACATTCCCACTTGGCCTGATCTGCATAAGGTTTTATGTTTGACTCCGAGACGCTCAGGGCAATAATTCTCTCTATCACTGCCCTCTTGTTACGACTAATGTTTTTCAAGCCTAGTCCCTCTGCATCAGGATAGTCTGCCACTAGAGAGCTTTCTTTTTGTAACTGAGTCAGAATTTCTTCTAAAGAGCTTTGCAGCTCAGTAGTATTTTTATTTTTCAGTTGCTCTAGTTTTAAGTTTGCACAATTTGGGTATTGCATTATTTACCTCTGAGTAATTTGTTTAGTGTCTGTTGTATCTAATTTTAAAATACCATTGTACTGTAATAGATTACGGTATTGGGTATCCAATCTTTACGCCTTTTGGCTGAAAGTTTGGTTACAAAAAACACACAGAATTTACCTACATAGGGATAGAGGTCATTTCAGTAATCGTTGCTTATGCCTTCTATCCCAAAATACTTCTGCAAGGTTAATAATAGTTAATATATGTTTTAGGGATTTTATTTTAAGTAAGTTGTATGTAACATTTTATTATCAAAGGAGTAATTAAAAATACCTACTTCAGGATAGAGGGGTGATCTCGATGATTTCCTTAAAATCAAATAGAAAGAAATAAGCTGTCACCCATTCAAATTGCAATATCAATTAATCGTTTAATCGTTTTTTGTCAGATGTTGGTCGTTAGTTGTTGGTTGCAAGTAATATCTTGCACAAATGTGAAATAGAGGCGGTAGCCTCCCTTCCCTCGTTTCCAGGGAAGAGAGGCTAGAAACGGGCTTTTGTCGGGTTTATTTGTGGCTACCGATATATTCTTGCAATGACTTCACCTGCAAGGGTTGAGACTGCAATGAACGAATCGCCGCCGCTGTTGCTTTGGCACCAGCAATAGTTGTGATCATCGGGATTTTGTAAGTTAGAGCGCTCCGGCGAATCAGCCGACCATCTGTCTGCGCCTCTTCTCCAGAAGGCGTAGTGATAATTAGCTGAATCTTGCTATTTTTAATTGCATCTAGCACGTGAGGACGACCCTCATGCAATTTCAGCACCAGTTCAACATCTAACCCATTCTCTCGCAATACTTTCCTGGTGCCTTCGGTTGCCATTATCTGGAAACCTAATTCCATCAGGTTTTTCACCACAGACACAACCGCCGCTTTATCGCGGTTGTTCATCGACACGAACACCGTCCCAGATAAAGGTAAACGCTGTCCTGCTGCCAATTCTGCCTTAGCAAAGGCTGTCCCGAAGTCGGCACCAATTCCCATCACTTCGCCAGTAGAGCGCATCTCAGGGCCGAGAATCGTATCTGTGCCAGCGAATTTCTCAAAAGGCAATACCGCCTCTTTGACCGCAATGTGACTTGGCATCACTTCCTCGGTAAATTTCAGAGATTCCAGCGTCGCACCTGCCATAATTCGGGATGCTAAGCCAGCTAAGGGAACTCCGGTGGCTTTCGAGACATAAGGCACGGTACGCGAGGCTCTGGGGTTGGCTTCGAGGATGTAAACTTGTTCGCCTTGAACAGCAAACTGGATATTCATCAATCCGATGACTTTCAGGGATTTGGCTAGTTCAACCGTCCATCTGCGAATTGTCTCCAGCACTGGTTCGGAGAGGGAAGTATACGGCAACGAGCAGGCAGAATCTCCGGAGTGAATTCCTGCTTGTTCAATATGCTCCATGATACCGCCGATTACTACTTTGCCAGTGTGGTCTGCGATCGCATCCACATCCACTTCAATCGCATTCTCTAAGAATTTGTCGATTAAAATGGGATGCTCCGGCTCTACTAAAACCGCATAAATCATGTAGCGCTGTAAGTCCTCATCGGAGTAGACGATTTCCATCGCCCGCCCTCCCAATACATAAGAAGGACGTACCACAACCGGGTAGCCAATACGCTTGGCGACAGCTAGAGAATCTTCGTAACTCCGAGCCAGACCGTTTGCTGGCTGCTTGATATCGAGTTCCCGCAGGATTTTTTCAAATCGCTCTCGGTCTTCAGCAGTGTCAATCGAATCTGGCGAGGTTCCCCAAATTTTAGCTGTTATTTCGGGGTGGGATTGCAGATATTCCTGTAAAGGTAAAGCCAATTTCAACGGTGTTTGACCGCCAAACTGGACAATAATTCCTTCTGGCTGTTCCGCCTCGATGATGTTGAGTACATCTTCTTTGGTCAGCGGCTCAAAATACAAGCGATCGCTTGTGTCATAATCTGTGGAAACTGTCTCTGGGTTCGAGTTGACCATAATTGTCTCAAACCCTTCTTTGGATAAGGCATAAGCCGCATGACAACAACAGTAGTCAAACTCAATCCCCTGTCCAATGCGGTTCGGGCCACCGCCTAAAATCATCACTTTGCGCTTATTAGAAGGCAACACCTCCGATTCTTCCTCGTAGGTCGAGTAGTAGTATGGAGTTAACGCCTCAAACTCAGCCGCACAAGTATCCACTGTCTTGTAAACAGGCACGATACCCAACGATTTCCGATAATCGCGGACTTCATCCTCTGTGGTTTTAGTAGCATAGGCGATTTGGCGATCGCTAAATC
The window above is part of the Funiculus sociatus GB2-C1 genome. Proteins encoded here:
- a CDS encoding pentapeptide repeat-containing protein; the encoded protein is MTPEADQLLKQGIEQYQAYIETRLIASLEVAMQSWQEALSMYQASQNSIGEGAALGNLGAAYKALGDLPQAIAFYQQHLNLAQSIQDRRGEGNALGNLGNAYYLMGEELKAIAYQQQRLTIVREIQDRQSEMQTLLNLGAVYYSLDEYSQAKECFQECRAIALQLPDSRTEGLALKNLRLVSDALLDSQAANDYQQQHSSLVRKLWQAEVLDFLTHAKMLGINPSEDFAKADLSGINLRSADLSNADLNHTNLSDADLTFADLSRANLESANLAGACLCNANLRDADLRGANLSRADLRTKMPRANLSGANLESANLYSAYLPNAQLAAADLSGATLSDADLSGANLSRANLQNADLKRTNLSGANIENARLIGALGLSEAMKLELKQRGAIIDDD
- the carB gene encoding carbamoyl-phosphate synthase large subunit, which translates into the protein MPRRNDIHKILLLGSGPIVIGQGCEFDYSGTQACKALREEGYEVVLINSNPASIMTDPETADRTYIEPMTPDVVEKVIEKERPDALLPTMGGQTALNLAVALAKNGVLDKYGVELIGAKLPAIEKAEDRLLFKEAMARIGVPVCPSGIASTLEEAKAIAREIGSYPLIIRPAFTLGGTGGGISYNQEEFEEMAQGGIDASPMSQILVEKSLLGWKEYELEVMRDLADNVVIICSIENLDPMGIHTGDSITVAPAQTLTDKEYQRLRDASIKIIREIGVETGGSNIQFAINPLTGELIVIEMNPRVSRSSALASKATGFPIAKMAAKLAVGYSLDEIPNDITKKTPASFEPTIDYVVTKIPRFAFEKFPGSQAVLTTQMKSVGEVMAMGRTFCESFQKALRGLETGRAGWGCDKKEKLPSLEQIRAGLRTPNPERIFTVRHAFLMGMTGEEIYELTGIDLWFLDKMQELLETEKFLKRSQLKDLKKEQMWDIKRQGFSDRQIAYATKTTEDEVRDYRKSLGIVPVYKTVDTCAAEFEALTPYYYSTYEEESEVLPSNKRKVMILGGGPNRIGQGIEFDYCCCHAAYALSKEGFETIMVNSNPETVSTDYDTSDRLYFEPLTKEDVLNIIEAEQPEGIIVQFGGQTPLKLALPLQEYLQSHPEITAKIWGTSPDSIDTAEDRERFEKILRELDIKQPANGLARSYEDSLAVAKRIGYPVVVRPSYVLGGRAMEIVYSDEDLQRYMIYAVLVEPEHPILIDKFLENAIEVDVDAIADHTGKVVIGGIMEHIEQAGIHSGDSACSLPYTSLSEPVLETIRRWTVELAKSLKVIGLMNIQFAVQGEQVYILEANPRASRTVPYVSKATGVPLAGLASRIMAGATLESLKFTEEVMPSHIAVKEAVLPFEKFAGTDTILGPEMRSTGEVMGIGADFGTAFAKAELAAGQRLPLSGTVFVSMNNRDKAAVVSVVKNLMELGFQIMATEGTRKVLRENGLDVELVLKLHEGRPHVLDAIKNSKIQLIITTPSGEEAQTDGRLIRRSALTYKIPMITTIAGAKATAAAIRSLQSQPLQVKSLQEYIGSHK
- a CDS encoding pentapeptide repeat-containing protein, whose product is MQIRPSGNVPNEKSLQRIRNLILRVVEAETDNFSELAQMAGLNPLKDFAGGNLSGVDLSGADLSGAILSGTMLLAANLSCADLSGANLSRANLNNADLSNANLISANLICADTININLSGANLVGASLNTCNLLCATLNDAKLIGVDLRRANLMDAKLCCVNLSDANLSHASLRRANLSNAILIGVNMQGVDLSSADLRGANLSDTDLSSAKVQKARFGENEGLAESIKRDLRRRGAIC